CTTTTGTCATTATGTCTGCTAAGGTTTATTTTATGTCTGGAAGGTTTATTTTATGTCTAGATCTATTGACTTTTCCATACCAAAAATAGAGAGTGGAAATAGTTTTCCACCATGATGGTAGATATAGCAACACTTTGTGTAACACTGTGTTTGCTGTTTGAGACTTGGGTGGTTTGGTAATTGTCAGTCTTACAGCTCATTAACGCCTACTCCAACCTTCCCTGCTATGAATTCTCTTCTTGTTTTATATCAGAACCTGAGAGGTCTTTAACTGCTGCTCAGGCTTAGTCGATTTAATTTCTGGTGTAGctatttttaaacttaaaatgTGAAGAATAGTTTGCCTTTACCAACTTGAACACCCGTCAAGAGGACAATTGGATCACGTTTTAAAATAGTGATACCAAGTTGGAGGAACATCCTTCTAGTGTTGTGTTTTCATCTTGAGGTATTAAGCAGTGATGTAATACTCTAATCCCTTTATCTGATGATTAAAGTAGAGTGCCTAAAAAAAGAACAACTAAATCTGTTGAAGAGTTACTACCTTTAATATAGCTTcaaattagaaaattaaaaatcagatatttgAAGCTGCTGTAGCATAGTCTTTACATCTAAGATGGTAAATAACAGGGACTGTAAAACTCTACATCCTGATTCTCATCATTAAAACTGtcttaaaatgctttttcctaTAAAAGGTGGTTTGTTCTCATTCTGCACAATAAGACTATGAACCTTAGTTTGGGAAACACAAAAATAGCATCTCTCTCTGTGGCAGTAGAAGGGCAAATGGCCTCATTCtctgctgaagcagcagctgcaggtctgCTCTCTGCACCTCAAGTGTATCAGTCACAGGGTTGTTACCAGTTCTCTGAGTCTTGCTGTCCAGAATGGGAGCAGCCCTGTAGATTCGTTTCATAGAGGCATCTTTGCAGGGAAGGTAGCCAGGGAATCCATCTACATGTGCATCCAAGGGAGGGCTGGCTTGCCCAAGTGCCATCAAGGGAACTTAGGGAAGACATAGCAATTCCTTCCATTAAATGATTTTTACAGAGATATTATATTGTCTTAACCTTGATGTGTCCCTTCCTAAGTTATTCTGTTTTGTTAGACCTTGAGTGAGTAATGCAAGGCTTGAGTTAAAGTGGTACTAGAAAAGCAGGAGTATATGGTTCATATTTAACAATCTGAGGGTAAAATTAATAGTCTATTTCTAgaattatgttttctttttcaggaggATGTGTTACAGTCATTTTCACATCTGTCTTTGCCAGATTtactttctgtttgttttctccagTATCTATATTTGATAGGACTTGCTGAACAGTTTCTTATTTTGTAGCAAAGAAAGGAGGTTGTGTCAAACTTCCACTGCATCTCCACATCTTGGTGTAAGCTTGGATTCCTCCTTTCTGCTGTTGCATTTGAGTTGCCATTGATCATGTTACTTTTCCTGTAACACCTCCAAactctgctgctgtagaatttCTCATGCACAAGgttcttctcttccttctaCCTGATGTTTTGTCATTGGAGCCAGGTTGGCCCTAGATCTGTGTCTCTGCATCAATTTAACTTATTCAACTTTTGTATGGTGCTGATACCAACATCAGAACTCCAGGCAGGTTTGTAGCTGCTATAAATCCCCTCATATAAccctccctttccctgtgccaggattTTCCCACTGTCCTTAACACTTCTTTAGTCTCCTCCTCAGATGGCTGAGGGCATTAGTCCTTTTGCCATCAGAGAGTGAGGcatggcaaaataaaaattggtGGAGGGATGATGGAGTGCCTGAGCTGAGGTGGAAGGAGAGGTGCAGTGAAGGTTTGATCCTTTGCTCATTATTCAGCTCCTTAAGCCCAGCCTTGGAGAGATGATGAGCTTCAATTCCCAGCTCAGCTTCGATTCCCATCTTCCTCTGTAGCCTTGATGCTGGACAGGTGAGAGCCCTGGCTCCATGCAGAGTTGGGACAGCATTAGCACTTGTTTCCCAGCACACATTTGTCCCCCTCATTGGGATAAAGGAAGTGGTTCCGCACAGGAGAAGTGGGGACTGTGTGCACTTGGTTGCCTGGAGCACTTTTGTCTCCCTGATACATTCTTGTAGCTGTAAAGGTACAGCACTGACATCACCAACCTCATCCTTCCAGCACATTTGAACAGAATGGTGACATGTTGGGAAGAGATCTGTAAAAATGAGGTAGTTCCCATGTCAGGGGAATGGGGAGTTGCTTGCAAGgacagaagtaatttttatttaacataCAGCTTTTGGCTGCTGGTAATGGTGACCAAAATGTTCACAACCTTCACGTTTGTCTTCCCAAACAAGTTTATTATAATACTGGGTCAGAATAATTTCTGCCTATTTTGGgatgttttcctgttttaaatgAACTTTTTCTTACTTGATTGTTtgaatttctgttaaaaaaaaaaaaaagcagtcatGGAACAAAACTCAAGAAAGGCAGGGTTTGGTGTCATCTGATGACTTCAAGCTGTCACtaaaaagcatttgaaaattttctttgcaCTTTAAACTTTCCTTAAGTATTATGGTGTAGCAGTATGCTTATAGCCCTTGGCATGAGTAGTCCTTGCatttgagagaggaaaaaagaatgaatatttataaatgCCTTAAAGCCTTAGGTGAGGTGTTTGGGCACTTGCTGTGCCTGCCATTTGATTTCCTTCCTGGAAAGCTGTGTGCTGTGCACCCAGAGATGGTAATTGTGAGCAAGCACTGGAGGATGGTGGAAGCTGCTATTGCAGTATGAGACTGGAATTTCTATGGAGCTGGGAGCCCTTGTGCCTGTCCAGCTGCTGGGCTGACACCTTCCTGTTTGTCCCCCCCCACCAAATGGATTTATTCACTTTTTCCTTGTGGTGTAatgggttttcttctttctctaaAGAAGCCTGGGCTGGTGTAGAGTACTCCATGGGTGTCCTGTTGCATTAAAGGAAACAGAATTCTCTGCCTGAAGCTTCCCTGCTGTACCAGCTGACATTTGCAGGCAGGAGTCAGGAGGAGCGGGAGGGGAGGGGATCTGCCTGTCGTGTTTGCTGAGATGGCTCTGAGACTTCTCATCTCCCATTTGTCTCAAAGCTGGGCTGCATTACTGATGTCAGGCTGGCTTCTGGGTTACAGCATaaggcagagctgctttgcAGGTGTGGCACACTGGGCTGATGTTCTGTTAGAGGTTCCACCTGCTTGGAATGAGGAATCTCAACAAAGAGGAGCAGTGCGTTATAATGAGGAAAGTGTTCACATTAATATTTGCTGATTTGTTAATACTGGCAACAGTCAATCTTTCCACACAGATCCTTGACACCTGCTACAAGCAGAGTAGATACTTGGGAGTTGTCAGCCATCCCAGCTAGGACCTGATCCTTTTTGTGTGCTTTGGAGGAAAAACTGTGCTGTTGCCTTTCATCATGGCACCTCTAAGGTTTTTTCCATGCTAAAATTCCCTCCTTTTCCCGTAGTGGGAGAGATCTCACTTCTTCCAGTATAATCAGAGACAGATTAGTATCTCTGAAGTTCTTGACAGGTTCTCCTGCATATCCTGGTCAGGCTTGCAGCAGGACACTCATCCAACCCCCCCTTCATGCTTTTGTCTCCTGAGACGAGATTTTAAAAGGGCTGGGAAGATTTCTGATGCATGCTGCTGACGGAATTTGAAGAACAACTGAAGTTTGAGCCTGTGAAAACACTCTTCTAGTGCCTTATGTTTGTGAGTGCTGTGCAATGGATGTAGCTAAGGTGGGACAGACAAGGAGCAATGTCAGCAGCATGGTTGCCCATCCACTATGGCCGTTTCTGCCCTCGCAGGGCTGTGGCAAGCAGGTACCAGCAGGttgtctccagcagcacagggaggctcTTGAATCCCTTTGCAGTGTGGGGTCAGAAAAGGCTCATGCCAGGTCCTCTTCCTTCAAGTGGAACAGTGGTCTCACCTCTGCTGAGTTTGGATTTGGAGGGGTtcaggagggacagagctgctctgattGCCAGACCCCGCGGCAGAGGACGTGGACAGTTGTTCCCAAGCGCACAAGTCAGGGTGAGTTTGCTGCTCTCCACTGAGGCCATGTTGTCATGTATGCTGTATTTATATCATGCTTGATTTCATTTCATATTTTGGTTGGCTTAAATGTTGCTAGGTTTGTATATTAATAAAGAGGCATTTTAACTACTTCTGAATTTTGCTGTTAGTTATACAAGACCCTTGTGTGTCAGAATCCAAATGCCCCTGGTTGTGTGGGTGGGATCCTGCAGGGACACTAGGCTTGTTGAATggtccagccctgggagctggagtGAGTTCTGGGCCTGCATCACCCTGGGGAagtcccttccctgcctctgcctgtATTCACAATCAAAATTATGTCCTTCAAGTCATTCCCTCAGCTGTGGTGGGGCTCAGGAACACGGGCTGCATGGGACCAGAGCCTCTGTTTTAGGGTCCAGGGTGGTTGGGACATGGATGCGGGGTCTGGATGAGCAGTGGCATCaccagctgctgggctcaggctggAGGGGttgtgctggggctctgctgctgggcacccaggctggcacagggccaGGTCCTTCTCCTGCCCCAGTGAGGGGATGGTAACCACAGCTGGGGGCTGGTGCCTGgcccaggagaggaggggagagcagagcatcTTCATGGCCCAGCAACCCTCTCattccctttccctcctctcctgacCCCACCAATGCCCAGGTTTGGGTGCAGGCAAAGGCACAGTAGACAGAGCTATCAGAAGAAAACCACCAAGTAGATTTGATGCATGATTTTTattgactttaaaaaaaccagTTGGTTTAAGACAGTTGTGTGCAGAAGTACCCATGTACACAGAGGCTACGGGCCAAGCTGCCTGCCTTGCTCCTAGCCCTAGCTCAGAGCACTGGTCTGTCCCTCTCCCagtggggcaggaggtgctcagATCAGGTCCTGTGTGATGCAGACAACCTCTGCCAGATGTGCCAGCCCgggcacctcctccctgcctgccctgcccgtagcctgtgcctacagctcCTCTATGTACAGTACAGTGGTGCGCCGGCCGTGCAGCACGCGCCTGCCTGCAGCCGCCCTGCCAGGGAAACACGAGTGCTCGCCAGTCCTAGTGGGACagcttaaataaaaaataattatataataataattaaaacaacagagaaaaggggagcaggggaaggaagttagcaaaaaaaaatactgtcagGGCAGCCAGGAGCCACGAGCGCGCCTGACGCTGGGTGCCGGtgctctgctggagggtttGGTACCTGGGTTTGGTACCCAGCATTGCCAGTCACCCTGTGATTGTCaggcctggccctgctcagctgcaaCAGGAGCTGGTCCTGCCTCATCACACTGGATTTGGCCTTTCTAGACACCAGCGTGGTGGCCTGGATGtgtccctctctcccagcagcgCTGCCCAGCTCAGATCCAGTGTGGTGCGAGGAAGGAAGTGGGCACAACTGCCAGGTACAGTGGGCACAATGCCAGGTACAGTGGGCACAACTGCCAGGTACATCGGCCACGTCCCCGCCACCAGCACGGGCACAGCCAGGCGCCACCCATGGGAGATGGTCAAGGCACTCATTGTTGCTcgtggttttgtggttttgaattttcttccccgtaaaaaaaaaaaaagccacaaaacaaaaaatcagcaaaaaccACCCAGGAAGGTGGAGGGCAGGGCTTGCAGTAGCCTGTGTGCTGTggctcagggctgcctgcaCCAGGGTGGCTCCACTTCTACAGACCAAAATCCACCACAAAACTCAGGAGTTTAAATCCCTGTGGacagaaaagctgaatttcCCCCGCCCAGGGGCTACTGACTtgcctgctccaggtgaccaACCCACACCCTCATGTTTCACAATTGAAGAGAAacctcaaaaaataaaagaaaaccctGAAAAACAACCAAAGCAAAGTGGAGAAACAGGTAAGAGGCTGCTACAGAAAAGCCAGATataaaagggtaaaaaaatcTCCAAGCCCAAAAAACCCTAGAGTGATTGTTCCTCAAATTAACTATTGCAACCAGCAAGGCAGTATGGGCAGAGCTTCCCCAGATGGgcactgccccacagcccctgctccactctcagcactggctgtgcaggcagagggCCCCTCTCTGGGGGACTTCTCCATGGTTGCCTTTTTCTTGAGCTTTTCAGCatctcctaaaaaaaaaaccacctgaTTGACCTAAAGAAAGTGGTTTTAATGACACCTCTGGGGAGGCAGTTTCCTTCAGCATCTCCCCATCCCATGTCATAGGCTGCCTGTCCAGCCCAGGAAGCCTTGGGGACCCTGAGGGCCCCAGCTGTACCAGACTGGTGTAAACCAAGCACCACCCTGACAAAGGGAGCAAAGACTTTGGGATTTCAGCTTCTCACCAGAGCTGTTTAGAGCAACACAAAAGCAAAAGCGCAGTTCACTCACCCACTAATCTCGGATCTGTTTCTTCCCAGcctgaaagcaaaggaaatccTGTCTCCTTGACCCTGCTGCATCCCACAACCCCTTGAGCATCCTGCAACTGCTCACAGAGCTCAGCAAGAGTGACCAGGCTGCTGCTCATATAAGTTTCTTAGCTGCCTCCTGTACAGTCATTCCTGAAATCTGTCCTACCCTTCCCCAGTCCTCAGGTAGAAGAGTAGGGATGCTGCACCCCAAAGCTGAGATTCGTCTtcatctccctgcacagctgtgccagcagttgCCAGCCCACAGCAGAGTATCAGCAATGGTTGGCTTCCAGAAGCTTCTGACTCCCCACCATGGATCCGTGAGCTGGGCCCTGCCTCCGTGCCAGGAGCCTCCCCTGGAGGAACGACAGCATCGGGTGCACCAGGAGGggtaaaagaaaaacaccaaaataaaggaaaaaagaagcagcTGGTTCCACTGGTGAGGCTGCGCAGCCGCCAcggccccctcagccccctcgGCCTGGACGCGACGCTCGAGGGGCTCCCCAAAGTCACGCGGCTCTGGGGCGAGGGCGTtgtcttcttttaaaaagagcaGCATTTGGTTTGACTGTAGAGAGATGCAAGGCGGCCACCCCTGCCGCCTGGTCAGTCGCTGATTGTGTTTATAAATCCTTTCTCAGCTGGGTttcttaataataataataataataattaaaaaaaagcaaaaagtctCCTTTAGCTCTGAACCTGATTGGCTGCTGGAGGCACCAAATGCCACCACGGTGGCTCTGTCAGCAATGTGGAACTGCGCTGCTTGCACAGGAACATCCGTGCTCCTTGCCTGAGGCCACCAGGGAGTCCCTCaccctctgcaggcagcaggacctgctggagcaggaagcCAGAGACTCAGCCCTCAGTTTCCCCGGTAAACCTCAATCTTGCTGGTTTTGGCCAGCATGTCGATGATGTGTGCCTCGAAGTCAGCGTCGTGCACCCCGGTCTTCCGGAACTCCCCGGCGTAGCGGTTGTTCTCCCAGTAGTGGTGCCAGTTCCCCCGGCTGTCAGCACCGAACCCAAAGACGTTCACCTGCCGTAGCAAAGGAGGGAGTGAGCCAGAGCCCCCCACCAGGCTGGGACATGCTTGTCTCAGCaacccctgcactgccagggtgATTTTCAAAGGTGCCCATCCTCCTGCACAGCCTTCCCACCCCTCGAGGGTGTTCATCACCGTGGTGTCAGTTTGACCCAAAGAATCCACATCCTTCCTTAACCCTGCAAGGTTCAGGACCTCAGCAAACTCCCTTCCAtgccagccaggagctgaaggagccaTCACCCACCTCATCGCAGACATGGAGGGCAAAGAAGAGCACCAGCATGCCAGTGGAGGGGTAGCGCCCGTGGTGTTCCGTCCAGCGGTCGTGGATGTACTTGAAGAAGGCAGGATTGTAGATCTGCACCTGGGAGGATAGGCCAGGGtgagcacagcagccccagccatgctcccTTTGGCACCCTGTGAAGGAGCATTGGGAACTCTGGGGAATAATGAGGTGATAGGGGCCATGGCCATACAGGTGCTCCTGGCAGTGACAGGGATGAGCCCCACGTACCTTTTCTTTGTCCACACGCAGAAAAGGCTTCACAGGTGCGTATGTGCTGGGAAAAGAGTGGAGAGGCAGGTGAGCTCTTGGGGGTCCCAtgcccccagctccagcctgagtTGCCAAGGGGGGCTCTTGGAGGGAGGAACAAATGAATCCCCATTACTCCCAGGGGAGCTGTCCTTGAGCTAGGTGAGCCAccagcctggtgctgccagtgcccactGGGTACTTACAACCTGATCTGGCCAGTGGAGAGGGCACTGGCGATCCAGAGCAGGTCCAGGGTTTTGAAGGGCACGAGCACAAAGCTGACATTGGCGGGCAGGTTCTTGGCACTCTCGGGATACATGAAGTGGTGTGTGGTCCGACCACCCACATCACCCTCAAAGCCCACCGTGGGGGCCTGGTTCATCCTGgggagagagcagggaggatGACACCACTGTCCCAATGCCCCCCGCCTTGCAGATGACACGGGTGATCTCCATGAGAATGCTGAATGCTGCCAAGCAGCAGCTTCCCACCCAGGGGAGAGGGCAAGGCTGGACTCcctcccactcctcccagcacccagtgccagcattaccccatgtccctgtgctgcccggGTGGGCAGGGCCCTGGCAGCGCTCCCTGGCCCCCTCACCGCATCACAAAGTCGTGCCCGTCGATTTCGGGGCCGTAGCCGGAGCCGCGCAGGTTGCCGGAGTTGCCAACCACAGcgcagcggcggcagcggcgcggGTCACGGGAGCGGTATGGATCCTCGCCCGGCACGATCTGGAAGAGCTTGCTCAGGACCTCGTGGGTGTTGTGGGACTTGAACTGGGGCTGCAGCATCTgcaaggagggaaggagggcagggggCAATCAGCCAGCGCCCTCGCCTTGGTGGAGGAGAAATCTGTGCCCCCGTGCCAGAGCACGCTGTGGCACTCCCATCCCTGCGCTCACCATCCACCACCTCTGGACGTCGGGCGGTAGGTCCATGTTCTCCTTGGTCCACACTGGGGACACGGTGCCGTCATAGCGCCCATCAAACCAGTCAGTGGCTCCGGGCTCCTCGgccgggcagcggcggcaggagcagccccgggggTACGGCCCCCCTTTGCTGAGCCGCTGCATCCCGGCGTAGCCGGGCACCAGCTTCACCCGGTGGATGCCGCCCAGCCCGCCGGGGTCCAGGTAGGCGATGCTGTGGTGGGAGTAGGTGAAGAGGAGGGACATGACGAAGACGAGCAGGAAGGCGGTCGAGAGGAAGCAGAAGCGCAACGAGCACTTCATGGTCGTCGGGTGGCTGAGCCGGGGACGGCGCCCGCTCCGGCACAGGGCGCGGGCATAGGGCGCGGGAGGGCGTCAGCCGGCCAGCGGGGCTCCCTGCAGGAACGAGCGCTGTAACTCCCTGGGTGGCGGTGCGGGGAGGGGGTGCAGAGCCTCCCAGGACCCACCGCACCGGGCTCCtacctgctgggctgcagctttccATCCGCCTCGTCCGGCCGCGGCGAGGGCCCCCGGTGGCTCCGCGTGCCGGGCAGGGAGCATCTGCTGCGGGCTCCGGCACAGCTCGGCGCGCCGGCCTCAGCCGCGGCACCGCGCCCCGGCGGCTCCTCCAGGTCCCGGCCCCGGCTGGCGCTCGGCTGCCACGGTGCTCATCATGCCCGGGTTTAGCTGATCCGCTGGCACGCTGCCCTCAGCCGCTGGCTCGGGAACGCGGCCACCACCACACCGGCCTGGAGCGGGGAGAAGGGGACGGCGCGTCAAGGGGTGGCGACACAGACAGCAGAGAGGGGCTGCGCCGAGCAGGCGGAGGGTGCTGGGACTGAGGACTTTATTCCCCACTGAACGCCCCCAAATGCCTCCCAGCCCGCCCCAGGCACGGGGCTGCAGGGTACGAGCCATACCCGAAGGGGACAAGCCGGCGCAGGGAGCTGAGATGCCGGCATCGCTATCCTCGCCTGGGGAACTCGCAGCAACTCCCGGactgtgccctccctgtccctgccagacAAAGGCTCAGCCATGAACTCGCCTCCGGAGCCGAACAAGCGGCTCCTTTCTGTAGGCTAAATTCTCCTTCTCCATCACGCCATAAGTAGCCCCTCCAAAACCCTCCTCGCcggctgccgccgccgccgggaaAGAACCGGGGAGCAGCCGGGGAGCGGCCGCTTCGCAGCCTGACGGGCACCCCGGGCACGGACGCcggcactgtccctgtcccccccgAGTGGCAGCGTCCCTTGGGGAAGGTCACTCGCTCGCTCGCTCGTGATCCTGGCGGGTAAAAATAGCCGGGGCAGAGGTGGTGGCGCCTGCGCCCGGGGAGGGCGGGAGGAGCGGCCAAGCCCCCCGAGCAGGGGGTGGGCAAAGCCAGACAGCACTCCTTGGCcaagtcaaaaaaaaaaggctgaaaatcCCCTTTTAACCCAGTCACTGAGCTGGAGAAGGGTCCAGAATCCCAAGGGTTTGGAGACATGACCTCCCCTCCGGGCCTTTTTGGGGAGGGCGTGACCCCGCCCCGAGGCGAAACCCTGCAGAGGCATCACCTGCGCggctcagccctggccccaATTAAGCCAGTGCCGGGGCCGGCAGCAGTAATTAGGAGCTGGCAGGCACCACGACGCTTCTTCCCTAGGAAAAAGCATCTCCTGGAAAACGCTGGCTTGCTTTCCAGGAATAGACTGCTAAGCCCCCAAAAACCTCCTTGCTGTGATGGGAGGAGAACATGGACCCCAAAGGCTCCCCCAGCCCATTGCACTGCCAGGCACGGACACCTCCTGCCCAAACCAACAACCCCCTGTCAAATATTTATTCAAGTGGGGACAACTTTAAAAGAAAGAGCCAAAAACAGAAAGCACATCCCGGTTCAGGGGCTTtcctgggctctggcagggaaTTTTAACACGCCAACACGGCACACGCATGGCCAGCAGTGACTGCAATCACTTCCTTGGGCTGCTGCCAGCGGAGAAAGCAGGGTGGTTGTTAAACAGAGGGGTTTCACATTTAGGGAGTTTGGAATAAAGCCAATAAAAAGCTATAACACCCCCCGCCCCCCCAGATGCAAAACGCTGGAAAGATTCGTAGGTAAAAGGCAATTTTGGGGCTTTCTTCAGCTATAATATGGCAGGGCCACCAAGCAGGATGGGCTGgtccccttcccctgctcccgCTGCTTACCATCCCACGGGGCTTTTTAAAGGCTAAAGGAAATGAGCTATCACGTGCTTGTGTTATTTTTGTTCCCGGtgaaagggggaaaatcccTTTCcggctccccagcccagccgggTCCTGCCTGATGCATCCCAGCCCTGACACCATCTGGAGCACAGTTCGTGCGGCCCCCATCCTGGGgcctcctggagctgcccccGACCGCAGAGGGGGAGGGAAACCCTCTCCAGCCCGGCTCATGTGCGGTAAAAGAAGCCTGAAATCCCAGCGGCTAGTTTGAGTCA
This portion of the Ammospiza nelsoni isolate bAmmNel1 chromosome 13, bAmmNel1.pri, whole genome shotgun sequence genome encodes:
- the ST3GAL2 gene encoding CMP-N-acetylneuraminate-beta-galactosamide-alpha-2,3-sialyltransferase 2; the protein is MKCSLRFCFLSTAFLLVFVMSLLFTYSHHSIAYLDPGGLGGIHRVKLVPGYAGMQRLSKGGPYPRGCSCRRCPAEEPGATDWFDGRYDGTVSPVWTKENMDLPPDVQRWWMMLQPQFKSHNTHEVLSKLFQIVPGEDPYRSRDPRRCRRCAVVGNSGNLRGSGYGPEIDGHDFVMRMNQAPTVGFEGDVGGRTTHHFMYPESAKNLPANVSFVLVPFKTLDLLWIASALSTGQIRFTYAPVKPFLRVDKEKVQIYNPAFFKYIHDRWTEHHGRYPSTGMLVLFFALHVCDEVNVFGFGADSRGNWHHYWENNRYAGEFRKTGVHDADFEAHIIDMLAKTSKIEVYRGN